From the genome of Mucilaginibacter paludis DSM 18603:
CGGCGATCCATCACCGGCAAGGCTCCAATTACATAAAAATAACATGGCAAGGGCTAAAAAAAATACTCGCATACCTATATGGCGTTTAACTTTTGCTTTAAAATAGCCTTTAAATAAAGTGCGCTTTTGCGCACATCAGAAACCCTGATGCGCTTTTGCAGAATAACATTGGCCGGTGTTTTCCTGATTGTTTTAAAAAGCTGAAGGTAATAAGTATAAGCCACATATACGCCGCGTTTTGTTCCGCCAGGTAATTGTTTAATGCCTTTAAGGGCATTATCAAAGTCGTGCTGAATATCGGCTTCTATTTTTTGTTTATCGTTTTCGGTAAACCTGGTAAAATCAACTCCCGGAAAATAAGTACGGCCGCGTTCTTCAAAGTCTGACCGGATGTCCCTCAAAAAATTAATTTTCTGGAAAGCGGCCCCAAGGCTACGCGCCATGGGTAACAGTTTTTTATACAAGTCAGTATCGCCTTCGCAAAACACGTTAAGGCACATTAAACCCACTACCTCCGCCGAACCATAAATATACATCTGATACCCCTCTTTGTTATAAGCAGTTTGCTGTAGGTCCATTTCCATGGAGTGTAAAAAAGCCTCTATTAAATCGCGCTCGATATGATATTGATTAACCACACATTGAAACGATTGTAGCACCGGGTTTAAACTGATACCCTGCTCTATAGCAAGAAATGTTTCCTTCCGGAAATCTGAGATCAGCTGAGCCTGGTTGTAATCATAAAAAGTATCTACAATCTCGTCCGCGTAGCGCACAAAACCATAAATGGCATAAATAGCATACCTAAAGCGTTTATCAAAGGCTTTAATTCCTAAACTAAACGATGTACTATATTTGTTGGTTATTACTTTACTGCACTCAAAGCAGGTTTCGGTATATAGATCCATTAAAGGCCCAGTTTCATAATCATAGCTAAATTACAAAATATACGTCTTAATTGTTTCGATATATCAAATACTATCTTTAATGTTAATCCGGGCTCAATGTGCTGCATTTAAACCTATCAGGATGAATGCAATCTGTAAACACACCGTACATCGCTGTACACTTACAAGCATTTTTTATAAATTGCATCATTAAATAGTACTCTATGAAAAAGCAACTGCTCCTGATACTTGTTTTTATTTTTACAGTTAGTTCCATCGCTGTGGCGCAGAACGTTATGCCGCAGGCAGAAACTGTGTTTAAACAGGCTTATGCACAAGCCAATAACGAGCATAAAAATATCATCCTGATATTCCATGCCTCCTGGTGCGGATGGTGCAAAAAAATGGAGGCCAGCTTGAACGATCCTTCCTGCAAAAAAATGTTCGACGATAATTACGTGATCACTACCCTTGATGTAATGGAGCAACCCACCAAAGCTAATTTGGAAAACCCCGGAGCATTAGAGGTACTTAAAAAATACAAAGGCGAAAAAGCAGGCCTGCCATTTTGGGTGATATTGGATGCCAAAGGAAATTTATTAGCCGACAGCCAGATCCGCCCGGCGGGGGCACCGATGGATACCCCCGGCGAAAGCATTGGCTGCCCGGCAAGCGAAAACGAAGTAGCTTACTTTGCCAAGGTAATTAAGGCAAGTTCTAAATTGAATGATGAGCAATTAGCAGTCATCAGCAAACGATTCGCGCTCAATAAACCGGCACCTGTTGCTGCACAACATTGATATTTAAGGATTTTAAAGCATTTAAGTATTCTTAGCACCTTATGCGGCTTTGCCTGCGCATCAAAATATTACTCCCAGTGAGGTACCGGTAAGTTTGTGATGAGTTTTTACTGATGGCAATCAACAAATTGTTTAATTTGGCTGTCTATACTAACCATGAGCAAATCTCAAAACATCATCGTGATAGGCGCCGGCTTTGCTGGGTTATCGGCAGCCTCGGCATTGGCTAAAGAAGGTTATCAAGTTACCGTTGTTGAAAAAAACAATCAGCCCGGCGGTCGAGCCCGTACCTGGGAAAAAGACGGCTTTATGTTTGATATGGGGCCGAGCTGGTATTGGATGCCCGACGTATTTGAAAACTACTTTGCCTTATTTGGTAAAAAGGTTGAAGACTATTACCATTTAAAACGGCTTGATCCCGGTTACCGGATATTTTATGGCGACGACGATGTGATGGATGTCCCAGCCCAGATGGACAAGCTGGAGGAGCTATTCGAGCAGATTGAACCAGGCAGCAGCGTAGCTTTGCAACAATTTTTAATACAAGCCAAATACAAATACGAGGTTGCCATGGGCGATTACGTTTTTCGCCCTTCGCACTCCATTACCGAATTTATTGATATACGCCTCATTCGCGAAAGCCTGCGCATCCAAATGCTGAGCAGCATGAGCAAACATGTACGTAAATATTTTAAAAACCCCAAACTCGTTAAACTGCTGGAGTTCCCGGTATTGTTCTTAGGGGCCACACCGCAAAATACCCCGGCCATGTACAGCCTGATGAACTATGCCGATTTAAGCTTAGGTACCTGGTACCCCATGGGCGGCATGCACGAAATTGTTAAAGCGATGGTTAGCGTTGCCGAAGAGTTAGGCGTAGAGATTAAACTGAATACCGAGGTAACCAAAATAAACGTAAGCAACCAACGCGCCCAAAGTATTGAAACCAATAACGGGACATTTACTGCGGATTTCATTATCGCCGGGGCCGACTATAAACATGTGGACCAGCACCTGGTTGAAAAGCCGCACCGCAACTACGACGAAAAACATTGGGATAGCCGCACCATGTCGCCAT
Proteins encoded in this window:
- a CDS encoding phytoene/squalene synthase family protein, which codes for MDLYTETCFECSKVITNKYSTSFSLGIKAFDKRFRYAIYAIYGFVRYADEIVDTFYDYNQAQLISDFRKETFLAIEQGISLNPVLQSFQCVVNQYHIERDLIEAFLHSMEMDLQQTAYNKEGYQMYIYGSAEVVGLMCLNVFCEGDTDLYKKLLPMARSLGAAFQKINFLRDIRSDFEERGRTYFPGVDFTRFTENDKQKIEADIQHDFDNALKGIKQLPGGTKRGVYVAYTYYLQLFKTIRKTPANVILQKRIRVSDVRKSALYLKAILKQKLNAI
- a CDS encoding thioredoxin family protein, whose product is MKKQLLLILVFIFTVSSIAVAQNVMPQAETVFKQAYAQANNEHKNIILIFHASWCGWCKKMEASLNDPSCKKMFDDNYVITTLDVMEQPTKANLENPGALEVLKKYKGEKAGLPFWVILDAKGNLLADSQIRPAGAPMDTPGESIGCPASENEVAYFAKVIKASSKLNDEQLAVISKRFALNKPAPVAAQH
- a CDS encoding phytoene desaturase family protein: MSKSQNIIVIGAGFAGLSAASALAKEGYQVTVVEKNNQPGGRARTWEKDGFMFDMGPSWYWMPDVFENYFALFGKKVEDYYHLKRLDPGYRIFYGDDDVMDVPAQMDKLEELFEQIEPGSSVALQQFLIQAKYKYEVAMGDYVFRPSHSITEFIDIRLIRESLRIQMLSSMSKHVRKYFKNPKLVKLLEFPVLFLGATPQNTPAMYSLMNYADLSLGTWYPMGGMHEIVKAMVSVAEELGVEIKLNTEVTKINVSNQRAQSIETNNGTFTADFIIAGADYKHVDQHLVEKPHRNYDEKHWDSRTMSPSSLLYYIGLNKKLKNIEHHNLFFDEDFDLHADHIYTNPKWPDKPLFYVSCTSKTDDTVAPEGCENLFFLMPIAPDLHDEEAIREKYFNIMVDRFESLTGESIRDAIIVKRSYALNDFKSDYNSYKGNAYGLANTLAQTAFFKPAMKAKQIKNMLYTGQLTVPGPGVPPSLISGQVAAKEAIKLMKGEK